The following coding sequences are from one Macaca mulatta isolate MMU2019108-1 chromosome 7, T2T-MMU8v2.0, whole genome shotgun sequence window:
- the PRC1 gene encoding protein regulator of cytokinesis 1 isoform X4, with the protein MRRSEVLAEESIVCLQKALNHLREIWELIGIPEDQRLQRTEVVKKHIKELLDMMIAEEESLKERLIKSISVCQKELSTLCSELRVEPFQEEGETTILQLEKDLRTQVELMRKQKKERKQELKLLQEQDQELCEILCMPRYDIDSASVPSLEELNQFRQHVTTLRETKASRREEFVSIKRQIILCMEELDHTPDTSFERDVVCEDEDAFCLSLENIATLQKLLRQLEMRKSQNEAVCEGLRAQIRELWDRLQIPEEEREAVATIMSGSKAKVRKALQLEVDRLEELKMQNMKKVIEAIRVELVQYWDQCFYSQEQRQAFAPFYAEDYTENLLQLHDAEIVQLKNYYEVHKELFEGVQKWEETWRLFLEFERKASDPNRFTNRGGNLLKEEKQRAKLQKMLPKLEEELKARIELWEQEHSKAFMVNGQKFMEYVAEQWEMHRLEKERAKQERQLKNKKQTETEMLYGSAPRTPSKRRGLAPNTPGKARKLNTTTMSNATANSSIRPIFGGTIYHSPVSRLPPSGSKPVAASTCSGKKTPRTGRHGANKENLELNGSILSGGYPGSAPLQRNFSINSVASTYSEFADSLPPDENVCVSEVEMACPTAKEVTGRLGTALLNCVQFCYTVQCPLLGVCMYEHTCLLECFPQRLSLAPISPFLCLLCLSSSTPAVASCIGSLFVPMGWAVFVVEIWNFAHVTTGELFLL; encoded by the exons TGAGGTGCTGGCGGAGGAGTCCATAGTATGTCTGCAGAAAGCCCTAAATCACCTTCGAGAAATATGGGAGCTAATTGGGATTCCAGAGGACCAGCGGTTACAAAGAACTGAGGTGGTAAAGAAGCATATCAAG GAACTCCTGGATATGATGATTGCTGAAGAGGAAAGCCTGAAGGAAAGACTCATCAAAAGCATATCCGTCTGTCAAAAAGAGCTGAGCACGCTGTGCAGCGAGTTACGTGTTGAGCCATTTCAG GAAGAAGGAGAGACAACCATCTTGCAACTAGAAAAAGATTTGCGCACCCAGGTGGAATTGATGcgaaaacagaaaaaggagagaaaacaggaaCTGAAGCTACTTCAAGAGCAAGATCAAGAACTGTGTGAAATTCTTTGTATGCCCCGCTACGATATTGACAGTGCCTCAGTGCCCAGCTTAGAGGAGCTGAACCAGTTCAGGCAACATGTGACAACTTTGAGGGAAACAAAG GCTTCTAGGCGTGAGGAGTTTGTCAGTATAAAGAGACAGATCATACTGTGTATGGAAGAATTAGACCACACCCCAGACACAAGCTTTGAAAGAGATGTGGTGTGTGAAGACGAAGATGCCTTTTGTTTGTCTTTGGAGAATATTGCAACACTACAAAAGTTGCTACGGCAG CTGGAAATGCGGAAATCACAAAATGAAGCAGTGTGTGAGGGGCTGCGTGCTCAAATCCGAGAGCTCTGGGACAGGTTGCAAATAcctgaagaagaaagagaagctgTGGCCACCATTATGTCTGGGTCAAAGGCCAAGGTCCGGAAAGCG ctGCAATTAGAAGTGGATCGGTTGGAAGaactgaaaatgcaaaacatGAAGAAAGTGATTGAGGCAATTCGAGTGGAGCTGGTTCAGTACTGGGACCAGTGCTTTTATAGCCAGGAGCAGAGACAAGCTTTTGCCCCTTTCTATGCTG AGGACTACACAGAAAATCTGCTGCAGCTCCACGATGCTGAGATTGTGCAGTTAAAAAACTACTATGAAGTTCACAAGGAACTCTTCGAAGGTGTCCAGAAGTGGGAAGAAACCTGGAGGCTTTTCTTAGAGTTTGAG AGGAAAGCTTCAGATCCGAATCGATTTACAAACCGAGGAGGAAAtcttctaaaagaagaaaaacaacgaGCCAAGCTCCAGAAAATGCTTCCTAAG CTGGAAGAAGAGTTGAAGGCACGAATTGAACTGTGGGAACAGGAACATTCAAAGGCATTTATGGTGAATGGGCAGAAATTCATGGAGTATGTGGCAGAACAATGGGAGATGCATCGATTGGAGAAAGAGAGAGCCAAGCAGGAAAGA CAACTcaagaacaaaaaacagacagagacagagatgctCTATGGCAGCGCTCCTCGAACACCGAGCAAGCGGCGAGGACTGGCTCCCAACACACCGGGCAAAGCACGTAAG CTGAACACTACCACCATGTCCAATGCTACGGCCAATAGTAGCATTCGGCCTATCTTTGGAGGGACAATCTACCACTCCCCTGTGTCTCGACTTCCTCCTTCTGGCAGCAAG CCAGTTGCTGCTTCCACCTGTTCAGGGAAGAAAACACCCCGTACTGGCAGGCATGGAGCCAACAAGGAGAACCTGGAGCTCAACGGCAGCATCCTGAGTGGTGGGTACCCTGGCTCGGCCCCCCTCCAGCGCAACTTCAGCATTAATTCTGTTGCCAGCACCTATTCTGAGTTTGCG GACAGCCTTCCTCCTGATGAGAATGTCTGTGTGTCTGAAGTTGAGATGGCCTGCCCTACTGCCAAAGAGGTGACAGGAAGGCTGGGAACTGCTTTGTTAAATTGTGTTCAGTTCTGTTACACAGTGCAATGCCCTTTGTTGGGGGTATGCATGTATGAACACACATGCTTGTTGGAATGCTTTCCTCAGCGTTTGTCCCTGGCTCCCATCTCCCCATTCCTGTGCCTACTTTGCCTGAGTTCTTCTACCCCTGCAGTTGCCAGCTGCATTGGGAGTCTGTTTGTTCCAATGGGTTGGGCTGTCTTTGTCGTGGAGATCTGGAACTTTGCACATGTCACTACTGGGGAGTTGTTCCTGCTCTAG
- the PRC1 gene encoding protein regulator of cytokinesis 1 isoform X1, producing the protein MRRSEVLAEESIVCLQKALNHLREIWELIGIPEDQRLQRTEVVKKHIKELLDMMIAEEESLKERLIKSISVCQKELSTLCSELRVEPFQEFTWNLVTVVHCLIQEEGETTILQLEKDLRTQVELMRKQKKERKQELKLLQEQDQELCEILCMPRYDIDSASVPSLEELNQFRQHVTTLRETKASRREEFVSIKRQIILCMEELDHTPDTSFERDVVCEDEDAFCLSLENIATLQKLLRQLEMRKSQNEAVCEGLRAQIRELWDRLQIPEEEREAVATIMSGSKAKVRKALQLEVDRLEELKMQNMKKVIEAIRVELVQYWDQCFYSQEQRQAFAPFYAEDYTENLLQLHDAEIVQLKNYYEVHKELFEGVQKWEETWRLFLEFERKASDPNRFTNRGGNLLKEEKQRAKLQKMLPKLEEELKARIELWEQEHSKAFMVNGQKFMEYVAEQWEMHRLEKERAKQERQLKNKKQTETEMLYGSAPRTPSKRRGLAPNTPGKARKLNTTTMSNATANSSIRPIFGGTIYHSPVSRLPPSGSKPVAASTCSGKKTPRTGRHGANKENLELNGSILSGGYPGSAPLQRNFSINSVASTYSEFAKDPSLSDSSTVGLQDSLPPDENVCVSEVEMACPTAKEVTGRLGTALLNCVQFCYTVQCPLLGVCMYEHTCLLECFPQRLSLAPISPFLCLLCLSSSTPAVASCIGSLFVPMGWAVFVVEIWNFAHVTTGELFLL; encoded by the exons TGAGGTGCTGGCGGAGGAGTCCATAGTATGTCTGCAGAAAGCCCTAAATCACCTTCGAGAAATATGGGAGCTAATTGGGATTCCAGAGGACCAGCGGTTACAAAGAACTGAGGTGGTAAAGAAGCATATCAAG GAACTCCTGGATATGATGATTGCTGAAGAGGAAAGCCTGAAGGAAAGACTCATCAAAAGCATATCCGTCTGTCAAAAAGAGCTGAGCACGCTGTGCAGCGAGTTACGTGTTGAGCCATTTCAG GAATTCACTTGGAATCTTGTAACAGTGGTACATTGTCTTATTCAGGAAGAAGGAGAGACAACCATCTTGCAACTAGAAAAAGATTTGCGCACCCAGGTGGAATTGATGcgaaaacagaaaaaggagagaaaacaggaaCTGAAGCTACTTCAAGAGCAAGATCAAGAACTGTGTGAAATTCTTTGTATGCCCCGCTACGATATTGACAGTGCCTCAGTGCCCAGCTTAGAGGAGCTGAACCAGTTCAGGCAACATGTGACAACTTTGAGGGAAACAAAG GCTTCTAGGCGTGAGGAGTTTGTCAGTATAAAGAGACAGATCATACTGTGTATGGAAGAATTAGACCACACCCCAGACACAAGCTTTGAAAGAGATGTGGTGTGTGAAGACGAAGATGCCTTTTGTTTGTCTTTGGAGAATATTGCAACACTACAAAAGTTGCTACGGCAG CTGGAAATGCGGAAATCACAAAATGAAGCAGTGTGTGAGGGGCTGCGTGCTCAAATCCGAGAGCTCTGGGACAGGTTGCAAATAcctgaagaagaaagagaagctgTGGCCACCATTATGTCTGGGTCAAAGGCCAAGGTCCGGAAAGCG ctGCAATTAGAAGTGGATCGGTTGGAAGaactgaaaatgcaaaacatGAAGAAAGTGATTGAGGCAATTCGAGTGGAGCTGGTTCAGTACTGGGACCAGTGCTTTTATAGCCAGGAGCAGAGACAAGCTTTTGCCCCTTTCTATGCTG AGGACTACACAGAAAATCTGCTGCAGCTCCACGATGCTGAGATTGTGCAGTTAAAAAACTACTATGAAGTTCACAAGGAACTCTTCGAAGGTGTCCAGAAGTGGGAAGAAACCTGGAGGCTTTTCTTAGAGTTTGAG AGGAAAGCTTCAGATCCGAATCGATTTACAAACCGAGGAGGAAAtcttctaaaagaagaaaaacaacgaGCCAAGCTCCAGAAAATGCTTCCTAAG CTGGAAGAAGAGTTGAAGGCACGAATTGAACTGTGGGAACAGGAACATTCAAAGGCATTTATGGTGAATGGGCAGAAATTCATGGAGTATGTGGCAGAACAATGGGAGATGCATCGATTGGAGAAAGAGAGAGCCAAGCAGGAAAGA CAACTcaagaacaaaaaacagacagagacagagatgctCTATGGCAGCGCTCCTCGAACACCGAGCAAGCGGCGAGGACTGGCTCCCAACACACCGGGCAAAGCACGTAAG CTGAACACTACCACCATGTCCAATGCTACGGCCAATAGTAGCATTCGGCCTATCTTTGGAGGGACAATCTACCACTCCCCTGTGTCTCGACTTCCTCCTTCTGGCAGCAAG CCAGTTGCTGCTTCCACCTGTTCAGGGAAGAAAACACCCCGTACTGGCAGGCATGGAGCCAACAAGGAGAACCTGGAGCTCAACGGCAGCATCCTGAGTGGTGGGTACCCTGGCTCGGCCCCCCTCCAGCGCAACTTCAGCATTAATTCTGTTGCCAGCACCTATTCTGAGTTTGCG AAGGATCCGTCCCTCTCTGACAGTTCCACTGTTGGGCTTCAG GACAGCCTTCCTCCTGATGAGAATGTCTGTGTGTCTGAAGTTGAGATGGCCTGCCCTACTGCCAAAGAGGTGACAGGAAGGCTGGGAACTGCTTTGTTAAATTGTGTTCAGTTCTGTTACACAGTGCAATGCCCTTTGTTGGGGGTATGCATGTATGAACACACATGCTTGTTGGAATGCTTTCCTCAGCGTTTGTCCCTGGCTCCCATCTCCCCATTCCTGTGCCTACTTTGCCTGAGTTCTTCTACCCCTGCAGTTGCCAGCTGCATTGGGAGTCTGTTTGTTCCAATGGGTTGGGCTGTCTTTGTCGTGGAGATCTGGAACTTTGCACATGTCACTACTGGGGAGTTGTTCCTGCTCTAG
- the PRC1 gene encoding protein regulator of cytokinesis 1 isoform X3 — MRRSEVLAEESIVCLQKALNHLREIWELIGIPEDQRLQRTEVVKKHIKELLDMMIAEEESLKERLIKSISVCQKELSTLCSELRVEPFQEEGETTILQLEKDLRTQVELMRKQKKERKQELKLLQEQDQELCEILCMPRYDIDSASVPSLEELNQFRQHVTTLRETKASRREEFVSIKRQIILCMEELDHTPDTSFERDVVCEDEDAFCLSLENIATLQKLLRQLEMRKSQNEAVCEGLRAQIRELWDRLQIPEEEREAVATIMSGSKAKVRKALQLEVDRLEELKMQNMKKVIEAIRVELVQYWDQCFYSQEQRQAFAPFYAEDYTENLLQLHDAEIVQLKNYYEVHKELFEGVQKWEETWRLFLEFERKASDPNRFTNRGGNLLKEEKQRAKLQKMLPKLEEELKARIELWEQEHSKAFMVNGQKFMEYVAEQWEMHRLEKERAKQERQLKNKKQTETEMLYGSAPRTPSKRRGLAPNTPGKARKLNTTTMSNATANSSIRPIFGGTIYHSPVSRLPPSGSKPVAASTCSGKKTPRTGRHGANKENLELNGSILSGGYPGSAPLQRNFSINSVASTYSEFAKDPSLSDSSTVGLQDSLPPDENVCVSEVEMACPTAKEVTGRLGTALLNCVQFCYTVQCPLLGVCMYEHTCLLECFPQRLSLAPISPFLCLLCLSSSTPAVASCIGSLFVPMGWAVFVVEIWNFAHVTTGELFLL, encoded by the exons TGAGGTGCTGGCGGAGGAGTCCATAGTATGTCTGCAGAAAGCCCTAAATCACCTTCGAGAAATATGGGAGCTAATTGGGATTCCAGAGGACCAGCGGTTACAAAGAACTGAGGTGGTAAAGAAGCATATCAAG GAACTCCTGGATATGATGATTGCTGAAGAGGAAAGCCTGAAGGAAAGACTCATCAAAAGCATATCCGTCTGTCAAAAAGAGCTGAGCACGCTGTGCAGCGAGTTACGTGTTGAGCCATTTCAG GAAGAAGGAGAGACAACCATCTTGCAACTAGAAAAAGATTTGCGCACCCAGGTGGAATTGATGcgaaaacagaaaaaggagagaaaacaggaaCTGAAGCTACTTCAAGAGCAAGATCAAGAACTGTGTGAAATTCTTTGTATGCCCCGCTACGATATTGACAGTGCCTCAGTGCCCAGCTTAGAGGAGCTGAACCAGTTCAGGCAACATGTGACAACTTTGAGGGAAACAAAG GCTTCTAGGCGTGAGGAGTTTGTCAGTATAAAGAGACAGATCATACTGTGTATGGAAGAATTAGACCACACCCCAGACACAAGCTTTGAAAGAGATGTGGTGTGTGAAGACGAAGATGCCTTTTGTTTGTCTTTGGAGAATATTGCAACACTACAAAAGTTGCTACGGCAG CTGGAAATGCGGAAATCACAAAATGAAGCAGTGTGTGAGGGGCTGCGTGCTCAAATCCGAGAGCTCTGGGACAGGTTGCAAATAcctgaagaagaaagagaagctgTGGCCACCATTATGTCTGGGTCAAAGGCCAAGGTCCGGAAAGCG ctGCAATTAGAAGTGGATCGGTTGGAAGaactgaaaatgcaaaacatGAAGAAAGTGATTGAGGCAATTCGAGTGGAGCTGGTTCAGTACTGGGACCAGTGCTTTTATAGCCAGGAGCAGAGACAAGCTTTTGCCCCTTTCTATGCTG AGGACTACACAGAAAATCTGCTGCAGCTCCACGATGCTGAGATTGTGCAGTTAAAAAACTACTATGAAGTTCACAAGGAACTCTTCGAAGGTGTCCAGAAGTGGGAAGAAACCTGGAGGCTTTTCTTAGAGTTTGAG AGGAAAGCTTCAGATCCGAATCGATTTACAAACCGAGGAGGAAAtcttctaaaagaagaaaaacaacgaGCCAAGCTCCAGAAAATGCTTCCTAAG CTGGAAGAAGAGTTGAAGGCACGAATTGAACTGTGGGAACAGGAACATTCAAAGGCATTTATGGTGAATGGGCAGAAATTCATGGAGTATGTGGCAGAACAATGGGAGATGCATCGATTGGAGAAAGAGAGAGCCAAGCAGGAAAGA CAACTcaagaacaaaaaacagacagagacagagatgctCTATGGCAGCGCTCCTCGAACACCGAGCAAGCGGCGAGGACTGGCTCCCAACACACCGGGCAAAGCACGTAAG CTGAACACTACCACCATGTCCAATGCTACGGCCAATAGTAGCATTCGGCCTATCTTTGGAGGGACAATCTACCACTCCCCTGTGTCTCGACTTCCTCCTTCTGGCAGCAAG CCAGTTGCTGCTTCCACCTGTTCAGGGAAGAAAACACCCCGTACTGGCAGGCATGGAGCCAACAAGGAGAACCTGGAGCTCAACGGCAGCATCCTGAGTGGTGGGTACCCTGGCTCGGCCCCCCTCCAGCGCAACTTCAGCATTAATTCTGTTGCCAGCACCTATTCTGAGTTTGCG AAGGATCCGTCCCTCTCTGACAGTTCCACTGTTGGGCTTCAG GACAGCCTTCCTCCTGATGAGAATGTCTGTGTGTCTGAAGTTGAGATGGCCTGCCCTACTGCCAAAGAGGTGACAGGAAGGCTGGGAACTGCTTTGTTAAATTGTGTTCAGTTCTGTTACACAGTGCAATGCCCTTTGTTGGGGGTATGCATGTATGAACACACATGCTTGTTGGAATGCTTTCCTCAGCGTTTGTCCCTGGCTCCCATCTCCCCATTCCTGTGCCTACTTTGCCTGAGTTCTTCTACCCCTGCAGTTGCCAGCTGCATTGGGAGTCTGTTTGTTCCAATGGGTTGGGCTGTCTTTGTCGTGGAGATCTGGAACTTTGCACATGTCACTACTGGGGAGTTGTTCCTGCTCTAG
- the PRC1 gene encoding protein regulator of cytokinesis 1 isoform X2 codes for MRRSEVLAEESIVCLQKALNHLREIWELIGIPEDQRLQRTEVVKKHIKELLDMMIAEEESLKERLIKSISVCQKELSTLCSELRVEPFQEFTWNLVTVVHCLIQEEGETTILQLEKDLRTQVELMRKQKKERKQELKLLQEQDQELCEILCMPRYDIDSASVPSLEELNQFRQHVTTLRETKASRREEFVSIKRQIILCMEELDHTPDTSFERDVVCEDEDAFCLSLENIATLQKLLRQLEMRKSQNEAVCEGLRAQIRELWDRLQIPEEEREAVATIMSGSKAKVRKALQLEVDRLEELKMQNMKKVIEAIRVELVQYWDQCFYSQEQRQAFAPFYAEDYTENLLQLHDAEIVQLKNYYEVHKELFEGVQKWEETWRLFLEFERKASDPNRFTNRGGNLLKEEKQRAKLQKMLPKLEEELKARIELWEQEHSKAFMVNGQKFMEYVAEQWEMHRLEKERAKQERQLKNKKQTETEMLYGSAPRTPSKRRGLAPNTPGKARKLNTTTMSNATANSSIRPIFGGTIYHSPVSRLPPSGSKPVAASTCSGKKTPRTGRHGANKENLELNGSILSGGYPGSAPLQRNFSINSVASTYSEFADSLPPDENVCVSEVEMACPTAKEVTGRLGTALLNCVQFCYTVQCPLLGVCMYEHTCLLECFPQRLSLAPISPFLCLLCLSSSTPAVASCIGSLFVPMGWAVFVVEIWNFAHVTTGELFLL; via the exons TGAGGTGCTGGCGGAGGAGTCCATAGTATGTCTGCAGAAAGCCCTAAATCACCTTCGAGAAATATGGGAGCTAATTGGGATTCCAGAGGACCAGCGGTTACAAAGAACTGAGGTGGTAAAGAAGCATATCAAG GAACTCCTGGATATGATGATTGCTGAAGAGGAAAGCCTGAAGGAAAGACTCATCAAAAGCATATCCGTCTGTCAAAAAGAGCTGAGCACGCTGTGCAGCGAGTTACGTGTTGAGCCATTTCAG GAATTCACTTGGAATCTTGTAACAGTGGTACATTGTCTTATTCAGGAAGAAGGAGAGACAACCATCTTGCAACTAGAAAAAGATTTGCGCACCCAGGTGGAATTGATGcgaaaacagaaaaaggagagaaaacaggaaCTGAAGCTACTTCAAGAGCAAGATCAAGAACTGTGTGAAATTCTTTGTATGCCCCGCTACGATATTGACAGTGCCTCAGTGCCCAGCTTAGAGGAGCTGAACCAGTTCAGGCAACATGTGACAACTTTGAGGGAAACAAAG GCTTCTAGGCGTGAGGAGTTTGTCAGTATAAAGAGACAGATCATACTGTGTATGGAAGAATTAGACCACACCCCAGACACAAGCTTTGAAAGAGATGTGGTGTGTGAAGACGAAGATGCCTTTTGTTTGTCTTTGGAGAATATTGCAACACTACAAAAGTTGCTACGGCAG CTGGAAATGCGGAAATCACAAAATGAAGCAGTGTGTGAGGGGCTGCGTGCTCAAATCCGAGAGCTCTGGGACAGGTTGCAAATAcctgaagaagaaagagaagctgTGGCCACCATTATGTCTGGGTCAAAGGCCAAGGTCCGGAAAGCG ctGCAATTAGAAGTGGATCGGTTGGAAGaactgaaaatgcaaaacatGAAGAAAGTGATTGAGGCAATTCGAGTGGAGCTGGTTCAGTACTGGGACCAGTGCTTTTATAGCCAGGAGCAGAGACAAGCTTTTGCCCCTTTCTATGCTG AGGACTACACAGAAAATCTGCTGCAGCTCCACGATGCTGAGATTGTGCAGTTAAAAAACTACTATGAAGTTCACAAGGAACTCTTCGAAGGTGTCCAGAAGTGGGAAGAAACCTGGAGGCTTTTCTTAGAGTTTGAG AGGAAAGCTTCAGATCCGAATCGATTTACAAACCGAGGAGGAAAtcttctaaaagaagaaaaacaacgaGCCAAGCTCCAGAAAATGCTTCCTAAG CTGGAAGAAGAGTTGAAGGCACGAATTGAACTGTGGGAACAGGAACATTCAAAGGCATTTATGGTGAATGGGCAGAAATTCATGGAGTATGTGGCAGAACAATGGGAGATGCATCGATTGGAGAAAGAGAGAGCCAAGCAGGAAAGA CAACTcaagaacaaaaaacagacagagacagagatgctCTATGGCAGCGCTCCTCGAACACCGAGCAAGCGGCGAGGACTGGCTCCCAACACACCGGGCAAAGCACGTAAG CTGAACACTACCACCATGTCCAATGCTACGGCCAATAGTAGCATTCGGCCTATCTTTGGAGGGACAATCTACCACTCCCCTGTGTCTCGACTTCCTCCTTCTGGCAGCAAG CCAGTTGCTGCTTCCACCTGTTCAGGGAAGAAAACACCCCGTACTGGCAGGCATGGAGCCAACAAGGAGAACCTGGAGCTCAACGGCAGCATCCTGAGTGGTGGGTACCCTGGCTCGGCCCCCCTCCAGCGCAACTTCAGCATTAATTCTGTTGCCAGCACCTATTCTGAGTTTGCG GACAGCCTTCCTCCTGATGAGAATGTCTGTGTGTCTGAAGTTGAGATGGCCTGCCCTACTGCCAAAGAGGTGACAGGAAGGCTGGGAACTGCTTTGTTAAATTGTGTTCAGTTCTGTTACACAGTGCAATGCCCTTTGTTGGGGGTATGCATGTATGAACACACATGCTTGTTGGAATGCTTTCCTCAGCGTTTGTCCCTGGCTCCCATCTCCCCATTCCTGTGCCTACTTTGCCTGAGTTCTTCTACCCCTGCAGTTGCCAGCTGCATTGGGAGTCTGTTTGTTCCAATGGGTTGGGCTGTCTTTGTCGTGGAGATCTGGAACTTTGCACATGTCACTACTGGGGAGTTGTTCCTGCTCTAG
- the PRC1 gene encoding protein regulator of cytokinesis 1 isoform X11 — MRRSEVLAEESIVCLQKALNHLREIWELIGIPEDQRLQRTEVVKKHIKELLDMMIAEEESLKERLIKSISVCQKELSTLCSELRVEPFQEFTWNLVTVVHCLIQEEGETTILQLEKDLRTQVELMRKQKKERKQELKLLQEQDQELCEILCMPRYDIDSASVPSLEELNQFRQHVTTLRETKASRREEFVSIKRQIILCMEELDHTPDTSFERDVVCEDEDAFCLSLENIATLQKLLRQLEMRKSQNEAVCEGLRAQIRELWDRLQIPEEEREAVATIMSGSKAKVRKALQLEVDRLEELKMQNMKKVIEAIRVELVQYWDQCFYSQEQRQAFAPFYAEDYTENLLQLHDAEIVQLKNYYEVHKELFEGVQKWEETWRLFLEFERKASDPNRFTNRGGNLLKEEKQRAKLQKMLPKLEEELKARIELWEQEHSKAFMVNGQKFMEYVAEQWEMHRLEKERAKQERQLKNKKQTETEMLYGSAPRTPSKRRGLAPNTPGKARKLNTTTMSNATANSSIRPIFGGTIYHSPVSRLPPSGSKPVAASTCSGKKTPRTGRHGANKENLELNGSILSGQPSS, encoded by the exons TGAGGTGCTGGCGGAGGAGTCCATAGTATGTCTGCAGAAAGCCCTAAATCACCTTCGAGAAATATGGGAGCTAATTGGGATTCCAGAGGACCAGCGGTTACAAAGAACTGAGGTGGTAAAGAAGCATATCAAG GAACTCCTGGATATGATGATTGCTGAAGAGGAAAGCCTGAAGGAAAGACTCATCAAAAGCATATCCGTCTGTCAAAAAGAGCTGAGCACGCTGTGCAGCGAGTTACGTGTTGAGCCATTTCAG GAATTCACTTGGAATCTTGTAACAGTGGTACATTGTCTTATTCAGGAAGAAGGAGAGACAACCATCTTGCAACTAGAAAAAGATTTGCGCACCCAGGTGGAATTGATGcgaaaacagaaaaaggagagaaaacaggaaCTGAAGCTACTTCAAGAGCAAGATCAAGAACTGTGTGAAATTCTTTGTATGCCCCGCTACGATATTGACAGTGCCTCAGTGCCCAGCTTAGAGGAGCTGAACCAGTTCAGGCAACATGTGACAACTTTGAGGGAAACAAAG GCTTCTAGGCGTGAGGAGTTTGTCAGTATAAAGAGACAGATCATACTGTGTATGGAAGAATTAGACCACACCCCAGACACAAGCTTTGAAAGAGATGTGGTGTGTGAAGACGAAGATGCCTTTTGTTTGTCTTTGGAGAATATTGCAACACTACAAAAGTTGCTACGGCAG CTGGAAATGCGGAAATCACAAAATGAAGCAGTGTGTGAGGGGCTGCGTGCTCAAATCCGAGAGCTCTGGGACAGGTTGCAAATAcctgaagaagaaagagaagctgTGGCCACCATTATGTCTGGGTCAAAGGCCAAGGTCCGGAAAGCG ctGCAATTAGAAGTGGATCGGTTGGAAGaactgaaaatgcaaaacatGAAGAAAGTGATTGAGGCAATTCGAGTGGAGCTGGTTCAGTACTGGGACCAGTGCTTTTATAGCCAGGAGCAGAGACAAGCTTTTGCCCCTTTCTATGCTG AGGACTACACAGAAAATCTGCTGCAGCTCCACGATGCTGAGATTGTGCAGTTAAAAAACTACTATGAAGTTCACAAGGAACTCTTCGAAGGTGTCCAGAAGTGGGAAGAAACCTGGAGGCTTTTCTTAGAGTTTGAG AGGAAAGCTTCAGATCCGAATCGATTTACAAACCGAGGAGGAAAtcttctaaaagaagaaaaacaacgaGCCAAGCTCCAGAAAATGCTTCCTAAG CTGGAAGAAGAGTTGAAGGCACGAATTGAACTGTGGGAACAGGAACATTCAAAGGCATTTATGGTGAATGGGCAGAAATTCATGGAGTATGTGGCAGAACAATGGGAGATGCATCGATTGGAGAAAGAGAGAGCCAAGCAGGAAAGA CAACTcaagaacaaaaaacagacagagacagagatgctCTATGGCAGCGCTCCTCGAACACCGAGCAAGCGGCGAGGACTGGCTCCCAACACACCGGGCAAAGCACGTAAG CTGAACACTACCACCATGTCCAATGCTACGGCCAATAGTAGCATTCGGCCTATCTTTGGAGGGACAATCTACCACTCCCCTGTGTCTCGACTTCCTCCTTCTGGCAGCAAG CCAGTTGCTGCTTCCACCTGTTCAGGGAAGAAAACACCCCGTACTGGCAGGCATGGAGCCAACAAGGAGAACCTGGAGCTCAACGGCAGCATCCTGAGTG GACAGCCTTCCTCCTGA